The Juglans microcarpa x Juglans regia isolate MS1-56 chromosome 8D, Jm3101_v1.0, whole genome shotgun sequence genomic sequence ACGCAGGGTCAGACCATAACTCAGAGAACCATTCAAGTACCAAGTTATGTACTTGCTCTTTAGATTCCCATCagtgtattttcatttttaattggGGTTGCAAGACACATTACATGAAATCTCAAGGGAAATATCGAGAAGGCATGACAGTCAGGTGATCTCACCAATGGCTTCTGATGCTGTAGGAGAGAAGTCTGTAAGCACCCCATCAACAGAGAACTCGGAATTATCAACAAACTGAAGGTATTCGTTTGTAGGATCATAACTATAATTATAGCTTCCAAGAAGATCATTTGCAAAACCAGAAGCATATACTTCTAGTCCTTGTTTGTGAGCATCAGCTACTAGGCTAGTAGGAGCTTCCCCCAAATATTTGTTTGCCTGTACTGGCCATATGTATTCTTTGGGGACAAGGATTCCAGATGCAAATGACTTGATTGATGCAAGATCCTGCAGCAGGGAACCGTAGTTTTTATTGGTTGTGGGTTCAATCTCATCCGCAGTGAGGACCTGGAGGATGAGCTTTGTCTTGGCTTTGTTCACTTTCCCATTCATGCTCTTCAAGAAACCGATCTCAGGAGATGAAAGGTAATTGATACCCATAAGTCTCATTGCCTTTTCAACGAATGATGCCGGGCTGTGTTTGTGTTGGTTGTAGAATGAATCATACTGCATACCACACACCAAAGCGATCTTAGAAAATAAGAATGATGCTTGTGAAGAAGATGGAAGCACTTTTTGAGGCAAACGAACTCTGCTTAATCGATTATCAATAATTAGctcagagagagggagagagagagagagagacctgaaCATTCAACCAAAATTGGGCTGGCTTAATGCCTGTTACATCTTCAATGGTGGATATAGGTGACTGTAAATCGAACAAACTTGGTCGAGAGAGTATTCCCTGGGTCACTGTTATGAAGATCATAACAAAGCAAATAGTGATTAAGTTGTTTCCTGCACAAGTTTTTTAAACATCTGCGTACATGTTATCACAGCAAATTGATTCATCATGTAATATATGGCTGTGCTTctgcatttatatgatgaatGATGTGCACAACAACCATGCTTGCTTTCcaattgaaaatatgatatattcCTACCATTTATGTTATTGTTTCAAAAACTTATTTAAGAAAGCCATGCAAAACAAATTGTTCGAAAAAACTTAACTCTCTAATTCGAGATTGGATTTTCTAAATAAGTTGgttcttgaaaagaaaagatgtgTACCAGAGGTCTAAATCCGGTTCATTAATGTAACATAGCAAGATATAGAAGAAAGACAAGGTGTTTGAGACTTACATGATACATTGTTGAATAGCTGATCGATTGTGTAATCCAGAGCAAACCACCCATGAACTTGCTTTCCATTTACATCGTAGGTCTTTTGCCCCTTTGGATATACAAGTGCTATATTGGTTGAATTATCAAGCCTAATATCAGAGAGGCATATACCAATGCCATCTTTTGTTAGTTGCAGATTGCAGAACAAAGCTGTATCTTGCAGACTCAAAGACTGTGCCATTTGATTCGCAAATGAGCTCGACTCAGGAAACAGCCCCGAGAACCCGCCTCGGGCTATTACAAGTGGCTGTTTACCTGCAATCAAGTATAACATCACATAATCTATCTTTCAATATActgaaataaaagattaaatccATTGCCAGTGATGAATTTGAGCTTCTTCCTTTGAAAGAAATCCAGATCTTGGAACTTACTACTTTGATCCCATTCATACAAATTATccaacctttttttctttcgtaGAATTAAAATGTACCTTTCTTTTCAATATGGCTCCAAAAACTGATaaactttaattaataaaaaaaaataatatttaccatTTAATGTCAGCCATTTCTGTGATGGTGGAGCCACTGCAGATTTCTTCCCTAAAGTTGAATGGATcaacaaagaaatgaaaagcaagCACCTGATCATCTTCTTCTGATGCTGTCATGAATTCAAGAGTTACAGTTGGTCATCTTAAGGAACAACCTAATAGGAGAAAACAAAACTAGAACATGATCCATGtactaaaacttaaaaataaatgttttgggGGATTTTTTTGCCTACTTTTCTTTCACAACATGGGTGAATAAATTTTTCAGTTAAAACTAAAATGACATGAAATTACTATCTCATTACATTTAACATccgtttttaaaaaattaccatATAACTTACCTGCATCTTGCAGGTTATGTGGGGGACACAAAACATTCCCTCTCAAGTTTCAGGTGAAAACTGTCAAGGGAATGTAATGGAAAGGAGAAGACTGATGGAGGTAATGAATACGATTGGATTAACCCCAAAatatctctcttatttttttatttttatttttttatgactgcCGTACAAATTTCCAGCATAAATAATTGACCAGTATTCTCTATCACAAAGGAAAAACTGTTTTAGCTTTGGAGTTTGAAGTCCTTATTAAATTTGCTATTCTTGTTCCTCCTTTCTAGATACAAGGTTGTTTTGTaagaaccaaaccaaaccattCACATAGATGCTGTGCTGTTTCGAAAATTGAGGAAATATAGTTGGCAGAGGTTCCGGATGTAATAATAAATCATGCCAAATTAAGTTCTGAAACAGAATCCTCCTCATTTTACAATGACTGGTTTGAATtcaaagataagatgagatgattttagataaaagattaaagtttaaaaaaaaaattattagaataatattttttaatactattattgttttgagatttgaaaattttgaattgaggtttaaaaattttgaattatttattatattttgtgtgaaaaattagaaaagttgtaatgataagatgatataagatgaggtgagatgaaacactttctgaatccaaacgaaaccttaaaATGATGTATTTGTTCAGCACAAaacttaggtctcgtttggttacgcaactcagatgagatgaaatgttttgttaaaagttgaataaaatattataagaatataattttttaatataatttttattttagaatttaaaaaaattaaattatttattatattttatgtaagagtttgaaaaaattacgagatgagatgattttgtgtATCTAAACCGAACCTTAAGGAATGTTGAGAAAGATTGCTAGCAGCCGGTGAAACTCGTtgaaccaaaaaacaaaatctcattcAATGAGAGTAGCCAAAACGTATGACAAGGAAGACCTTTTCTTTTACATTAATAACTCTATTTTTGACGCACTAAATGGCTACATTAAGAATCCACACTAGTAATGACATAAAGAAGCGAGCATAGAGATTTAAAGAATGAGTAAATGCAATACATTGGGAGAAATATTTaggattaaaaacaaaaaaaaattatcctaaaaattttattagagaaaaagtaaaataaagaaCAGAATCAATCATATACGACGTGATGGTCATACAtggatttaatataatatataataaatcttaATTAGTGGATCAGGTTGGATTATGAGCCAAAACGGGTAAAAAATCTTTCTCGAAGACTTTGCCCCTGGATCCCGCGAGGCTTGCTCATGATTGCTTTGACTTGGCCTATCAACCCTAGTATTCGCTCCATGGCCAAAGTCttcttaaaaattcataaaaaattacaacaaatcTTTGTTAAGTCAGGTCATCAAACCAGACAGCTGCAAACACAACCAAACTCCACAAGAAGAAAAGCCTAACAAATCTACCCAAAATACTTAAAAGCATAGTAGAGTTTTGTACTGTGTGCTAGTAGTTTACACTACACACAAAATAACAGAGATacgggaaaaaaagaaaatcatcaaaTGAAAGTGAAACTAGCTTGCAAAAGAGTCAAACTGCTAAAGGAAAATAATAGCATCCAACCATAATAACTATGTACGTGTAAATTAGGATTTAGGAGAATAGGAAAGCCAGACTTCAACCAGCTTTTTGCTTTTAAAAGAGGACTAACTCTTCAGACGAAGACTTGAAagcttaatttttgtttgagggATCTCAAcccattttaaattaattattgataaaatttattattttctcaactttctataaaaatattaaatttatctcaatttactttatacatttatatatatatatatcaatctatttatatttaaccATATTTTAATGGGATCCACAAAAtgttactattcacatatcaactcagatcatatgaaattatctcaacatccaatACAAACCCTTTCAAAAGATGGCGAGGCAAGAGCCTGGGGGTCCTAGACTCCTGGTCCCAAATGACGAGGTATAAAAGAGAGTAGGGTGAGTAGTTTTAGCTATTTTTTGTTTATGCGTTTGGCTGTTGAAGTGATTTCAaataatctgtgaatagtagtgtttTGTAGATCTTATTGAGttgtatttgaatgtaaataaattgagatatttGTTTAAATgcatgaagtaggttgagatgaattgtttaacttttttataagaagttgaaaaagtaatgaatcctatcaatgattagtttaaaatgAATTAGATTaatttcaacaaccaaacacagcaATATATGTAGTTGATGATCTCCATTTTGAGTCATTTTGTTTGAACTTTTGGTAAAGGCATGGTCTAGGTATTGTTCTCCTCCAAGGCTTTGATTTCAGCAGCATAGCCTCCCTCACTCACACCCACGTTCAGGCGATTGGACGGTACTTTGAAAGACCGTGGTtgtatatgagatgagatagagaaagaaaatgctTGATGTTATTAAATGAAGATTGTATTTTCGCAAGACATTTGGACACATAGATGATATATAAATTTCTAagacatcatttaaatataaaatattttttaatttaattttttaattttttttatctaatatttttttaatcattattcaaatataaaatcaataaattttacaaatttcaaaacaaaaattatattcaaaaattattttttaattttataatattttattcaattttttgactataattttctaaaatctaataaaacatcttatatcAAACTATTTGAGATACTCCAAATGTCGAAAACGAGCCTAACCTGCAAAGACCTGGATTATCTCCATTACGAAGAAAATAAGGATTCCTAGAATCCTTTGCTGAGACATCGAAACTGTTCTTGATGAAGAAGCCATAGGAAACGCGAACCACAGAGTTCAAGAAAGCTCTATACCATGTGAAAACTTGAGCTTTGTGTTCTGAAATAGCTAGTTTGCACAAACTGGACAGAGGTCAGCTATCTGCAACAAACCATGTgacaaatatatttctaacattCTAAATCCAAAGCTTCCTTGAGATTATCATGGTCACCCTCCAAGTCTGCAATCTCGATCTCCAAGGTTGAAGAAGAACGACTTTTCTTTTGTGGGTAGAAACTTTTTTCTAAGCTGCCATCatgatcattatcatcatcGTCAAGGAATCTCTTAGAAAGTTGGATATCCAAGTGGAGATCAGCATCATCATGGAGCACGCCTGGATTGGCTCTGATCTCTTCATGCTTGAATGGCACCATATGGGCTCCACAACTTTTAAAGATCGTTGAATATGAAGAAATCTGAAACTCAAATTTCAGACTGTTCCCCTTCAGGATATTGGGTTCTATAATCAAGTAAAGTAGCCATACGTGATCTAATCCCATCAAATGAGATATTCGTTCTTCACGCCAAGGAGCCTGTGACTGTCCCCTTGGGACAATACTACCATTGATCCTAActcgaaatgaaaaatttggtTCAAGAGGGACCAGATTCGGGGGCTCAAAAACAGCATATAAAAGAACTCCTTTGATATCATTCCAATTGAAAGGCCCATTGATATTCATCTCACATGAATTACCTTTTGATATCTCCTTCCGATGGCTGAACCAGTCTGGAATTTGATCTCCCGGATATATAATGCTAAATGTATTGCTCTGATCAAGATGTCTCTGTCAAACGAATCATGTCATAAGTTTTAGCAAAGAAATCTATAAAgcaagacacacacacacacacagacagagagagagagagagagagagagagagagagagagacctcagACAGTGAAGGATTCCCAATATTCATGAGCATTTTGTAGCATCCAGACAAACGAATCCAATATAGCACTTGTAACTCACATACAACAAATCGGAATTTCTCTAATAATTGTGGAAAACTTTCCAATGATACGCATCCTCCAGCATATATCGCTTCTATAGTTGGTGGAAGTCCTAAAATTCTTTGTAGTTGCTTGCAATCATCCAACCAAAGCTTCCTCAATCCAACAAATCGTTTAAAGCTTGCTGGAATGATAACTATATCACTCCCTGATAGATTTAGCACACGCAATGAGGATGAGCAATTAAATCTTGTCAATAAACTTGATTCTGATAGGACACAGCATCCAAGTTCCAAAAGTCTTAGTGATGGAAACACCATAGAAGAACAGTCATCATTAGATATGCTTGAATTTGTGGAAATTTCATATTCCGTTGCAGACACGATAGATGCCACCTCCTGTCCGATCCTTACAAGTTTTGAACAATCACTGAGCAAAAGATTCTGCAGATGTTGCAACTGATGAATGCTAGTGGGGAGATGTACAAGGTTTTTGCAGCCATTTAGATATAAAGAACGTAGTCGAGTGATATTCTTGATGGATGAAGGCAGTTCTTTTATACCAGTGTGCTCTAATCCAATGTCTATTAAACATTCCATCTTGCACTCTATTTCAGGAAATTTCTCAAGTCTTGAGCAACCTTTAAGTTCAAACAATTTTAGAGATCTCAACTTGAGACTCGTTGGAAAGCACCTAAGGCTGGAGCATTCCAAAAGATTCATATTCTCAAGCTTATCAAGAAACCCCACATAATCATGAACCTCAACTAAATTTGTACAATGACGGAGAgtcaattcttttaaatttggaCTTCTTGAAAGATCAGGGATTTTTGTTAGGAATTTACAGTAAGAGAAATCCATGGTTGTTAAGTTTTCATGACTCTgttaaaagaaatgttgagagaTACATTAGTTGTAGGAAGATCAAAACATAATACAAagaaaaagcatatatatatgaatagtaaCTGTACCTTGAATCCCTCCCCAAGTTCCTTGATGGGGCTACTATGCATTCTTAAAATAGTGAGTTTCTCTCCACGAAAATTGGATGGCAAAGATTGTAAAGGATATTCGGGCCAATCAAGTACTCTCAACTCATTAGGGAGATAATTAGGTCCTCCAGAGAAGCATCCATTTTGatttataaacaatttgagcCTTTTCATCTTCGTGAAGACCTCGGAACTCAAGCGTATCGGGTCTTGTTTAGGCAAATCTACCAATATGGCTTCAATTTTGTTTGTTGCCTAGCAAGAAAATGTATCAAGCTGTGTGCTAGAAGAAAtataggaaaacaaaaattctgCATAGTTAGCAATTGGTAGAATTGTTATTTAGATAATATTCTCATGATCCATGCCTTTTTATGTTATCATTTCTGTTTTATGATTTCAGATCtagatttttgtttcttctaATCTATGGGAATGCCTAAAAAGCAAGTAACCATATTCAAATATCAAAGTAGATATTTTTTCCAAATCTACTTGTAATCTTCTCACTATTAATGAACACAGAAGGGAAGATACTCAGTAAAAATATACCAATCATTGAACTAGGAAAAAGGATAtttgtggatatatatatatatgatggttgtatttattctttgtatttagaaataatattaacaggaaaaaacaagattatatgCATCCCTTACCGTATCTTCTTCTAATACATAACGAACATCTTCGTGAAACCACAATCTACTACGTTTACCAGGTTCTTCTGGCGATTCTTGTCGAACAATTTCTCTGCCCATATCTTGTAACAAGTCATGCATCTCCAAGATGTTATGCCAATCAATAGTTATAAGACACTTGTCTATGAGGACTTTGATACCAATATCTGAAAAGTAGCCACGACTATCCAGTATTTTAGTAACATCATCCATGTGCTTTCCTTTAAAGAAGCATGCAATGTCAAGAAAAATAGCCTTCTCATTATCATCCAATCCGTCGTAACTTATTCTAAGTTTTTCTTGAATTCTTTTGCTAGGAAATCTTTTGTACTTGTCTAATGCACTTTTCCATTGATatatacttttattcttcagatccGAACCTAGCACTGTTAAAACTAACGGAATGCCCCCAGCATATCGTATTACATGTTCTGTGAGTTTGGCATAATCGTCGATTGGCTTGTTTCTTTTGAAGGCATGCCAACTAAAGAGTTGAAGAGCTTTATCGTGGTCCAATATCTTCACCTTATATGTTGAAGCAACCCCATGATTAGATAATAAACTTTGATCCCTTGTTGTTATGATGATTCTACTTCCTGAACCAAACCAATCATGTCGTCCAGCTAATTTTTCTAATTGCTCCAATTGATCCACATCATCGAGAACTAAAAGAACCTTTTTGTAGCGAAGCATCTTCTTTATCATGCTGATTCCATGATCATCGCTGTCAACTGTCAAACTTGGATCTCCTAAGATCTTAGAAAGAAGTGTCTCTTGCAGTTTAACTAGACCACATTCTCGAGTTGAAGTTTCTTTAACGTTTGGAAGGAAACAACTACCCTCAAATTGATAAGCAATCAAGTTATAAATTGCTTTGGCTATAGTTGTCTTACCAATTCCACCGATTCCGAATATTCCTATCATGCATATGTCATTCATTCCAACATTTAGAAGCAAATCAATCTCTTGTATACAAGACTCTATTCCAACTTGATATTTGGCAACGTGTAAATGCAAAAGATTTATTACTCTTGAGTTCACCCATTGAATGATTTCATTGATAAACTTAGATTCGTCCCTACCAATACAAAAGAGAAGAGATCAAATCTTTTATGAGGAAAAACATTTTACAGTACTGAAAGATATGAACATGAACTAGCCAttacaagattttcttttttctttttttggtaacAAAATGCTCAACTTTCAgcatcgtttgttttcacaactaatctcaactcatctcatctcatcttatctaatcattacaattttttcaaattttcacgcaaaataaaataaacaatttaactttttcaaatcttaaaataaaaataatattaaaaagaatatattttaaaaatattttattcaactttcaactttcatctcaactcatctcatctgcaaaaacaaacgaagcaTACTTGCATATGTTAgccttatatttaat encodes the following:
- the LOC121242459 gene encoding TMV resistance protein N-like, with product MDLQRAAFSSSSTNPDRCVYDVFLSFRGNDTRNNFTAHLLNALRLRGIDTYVDNEIRRGEDISSALSKAIEDSRISIIILSKNYASSAWCLNELIKILECKETEQQMILPIFYHIDPSQVRNQKGSFRKAFIKHENRFKDDMKKVNKWKAGLKQVANLSGFHLKKERDESKFINEIIQWVNSRVINLLHLHVAKYQVGIESCIQEIDLLLNVGMNDICMIGIFGIGGIGKTTIAKAIYNLIAYQFEGSCFLPNVKETSTRECGLVKLQETLLSKILGDPSLTVDSDDHGISMIKKMLRYKKVLLVLDDVDQLEQLEKLAGRHDWFGSGSRIIITTRDQSLLSNHGVASTYKVKILDHDKALQLFSWHAFKRNKPIDDYAKLTEHVIRYAGGIPLVLTVLGSDLKNKSIYQWKSALDKYKRFPSKRIQEKLRISYDGLDDNEKAIFLDIACFFKGKHMDDVTKILDSRGYFSDIGIKVLIDKCLITIDWHNILEMHDLLQDMGREIVRQESPEEPGKRSRLWFHEDVRYVLEEDTATNKIEAILVDLPKQDPIRLSSEVFTKMKRLKLFINQNGCFSGGPNYLPNELRVLDWPEYPLQSLPSNFRGEKLTILRMHSSPIKELGEGFKSHENLTTMDFSYCKFLTKIPDLSRSPNLKELTLRHCTNLVEVHDYVGFLDKLENMNLLECSSLRCFPTSLKLRSLKLFELKGCSRLEKFPEIECKMECLIDIGLEHTGIKELPSSIKNITRLRSLYLNGCKNLVHLPTSIHQLQHLQNLLLSDCSKLVRIGQEVASIVSATEYEISTNSSISNDDCSSMVFPSLRLLELGCCVLSESSLLTRFNCSSSLRVLNLSGSDIVIIPASFKRFVGLRKLWLDDCKQLQRILGLPPTIEAIYAGGCVSLESFPQLLEKFRFVVCELQVLYWIRLSGCYKMLMNIGNPSLSERHLDQSNTFSIIYPGDQIPDWFSHRKEISKGNSCEMNINGPFNWNDIKGVLLYAVFEPPNLVPLEPNFSFRVRINGSIVPRGQSQAPWREERISHLMGLDHVWLLYLIIEPNILKGNSLKFEFQISSYSTIFKSCGAHMVPFKHEEIRANPGVLHDDADLHLDIQLSKRFLDDDDNDHDGSLEKSFYPQKKSRSSSTLEIEIADLEGDHDNLKEALDLEC